The Candidatus Nanohalovita haloferacivicina genome has a window encoding:
- a CDS encoding vWA domain-containing protein, which yields MEIQFSYQYAPLLGLIIGLLFGITIYSRKMKKARAMKFGNYETLQKVAGGNFLRSSNILAFLKLAAITCLIIGVSGPELVRETSVADASYVIAVDSSSSMFTTDIEPTRFQAAKDIATGLVDEMTNQTTLGLVSYSGDVNVVSEPSGNLAEKKIDIRRMEIGDRAGTAIGDAVISSGTILQNSTTPRRIILITDGENNVGSGINESIRFANNNNISVYTIGLGKNREGDQYQIINGNNASRADFPNLNEDELERLSNSTGGESVFMTNNTALDPEIVGITNRETAQDFTTVFIFLGALLLIVEWVLKSTGLEILP from the coding sequence ATGGAAATACAGTTCTCATACCAGTACGCACCACTCCTCGGACTCATCATAGGCCTATTATTTGGAATAACCATTTACTCCCGAAAAATGAAGAAGGCCCGCGCCATGAAGTTCGGGAACTATGAAACACTTCAGAAAGTAGCAGGAGGAAACTTCCTCAGATCCAGCAATATACTGGCCTTCCTAAAACTCGCAGCAATCACATGCCTCATAATCGGAGTATCAGGGCCAGAACTTGTCAGAGAAACATCAGTAGCAGACGCAAGCTACGTCATCGCAGTAGACTCATCCTCATCAATGTTCACAACCGACATAGAACCGACCAGATTCCAGGCAGCAAAAGATATCGCAACAGGCCTCGTAGATGAAATGACAAATCAGACAACACTAGGCCTCGTATCATACTCTGGAGATGTAAACGTGGTTTCAGAGCCTTCTGGAAATCTTGCAGAGAAAAAGATAGATATCAGGAGGATGGAGATAGGCGACAGGGCCGGTACAGCTATCGGTGACGCGGTCATAAGCTCAGGCACAATCCTTCAGAACTCCACAACACCAAGAAGAATAATACTTATCACCGATGGAGAAAACAATGTAGGATCGGGAATCAATGAATCTATCCGATTTGCAAACAACAATAATATTTCAGTCTACACTATAGGCCTTGGAAAGAACAGAGAAGGAGATCAGTACCAGATAATTAACGGGAACAATGCTTCAAGAGCTGACTTCCCTAACCTTAACGAAGACGAACTTGAAAGACTCTCAAACAGCACAGGCGGAGAAAGCGTCTTCATGACCAACAATACAGCTCTGGATCCTGAAATTGTGGGTATTACCAATAGAGAAACTGCTCAGGACTTCACTACAGTATTTATCTTCCTCGGTGCCCTGCTTCTGATAGTGGAGTGGGTGCTGAAAAGTACCGGTCTTGAAATCCTACCTTAA
- a CDS encoding DUF58 domain-containing protein: protein MKEEDFFGSDDLTARVDTEVKRVAELFRFALKYKEQFQASGIEFSDLREYQVTDDASRIDWKNSASTDALFVKEYEEEKDMDVYIILDVSDSMMFGTADKMKSEYAAVVAAALTYASIDAGINAGFGMYGDDQITINPDGGQDQYQKVLLEVTKFSNHGGTFNLEEALNDTIGQIKANTALFIVSDFIEAKGDWKAKMKIASEKFRHVMCIMTRDLRDYKLPEGGNMRFKSPAGSQQMTVNTDKIREKYNEKARNEEKALKSKMEGAGAGVIKVDTREQFSGAFAEYMDETGSDW, encoded by the coding sequence ATGAAGGAAGAGGACTTCTTCGGCTCCGACGATTTAACTGCAAGAGTTGATACAGAAGTTAAACGTGTTGCCGAACTCTTCAGATTCGCGTTAAAATACAAAGAACAGTTTCAGGCCTCAGGTATCGAATTCTCCGACCTCAGAGAGTACCAGGTAACAGACGACGCATCCAGAATCGACTGGAAGAACTCTGCAAGTACAGACGCATTGTTCGTTAAAGAGTATGAGGAGGAGAAAGATATGGACGTCTACATTATTCTCGATGTCTCCGACTCCATGATGTTTGGAACCGCGGACAAGATGAAGTCAGAGTACGCTGCAGTTGTCGCAGCTGCTCTAACATACGCTTCTATCGACGCCGGAATTAACGCGGGATTCGGAATGTACGGTGACGATCAGATAACAATCAATCCTGATGGAGGCCAGGATCAGTACCAGAAAGTACTTCTCGAAGTCACCAAATTCAGTAACCACGGCGGAACCTTCAACCTGGAAGAGGCCCTCAATGATACTATTGGACAGATCAAGGCCAACACCGCCCTATTCATTGTATCAGACTTTATCGAGGCCAAGGGAGATTGGAAGGCAAAAATGAAAATTGCGTCAGAAAAGTTCAGGCACGTAATGTGCATCATGACCCGCGATCTAAGAGACTACAAACTGCCGGAGGGCGGAAACATGAGATTCAAATCACCGGCCGGAAGCCAGCAGATGACAGTAAATACTGACAAGATAAGGGAGAAGTACAACGAAAAAGCTCGAAACGAAGAGAAAGCTCTGAAATCAAAAATGGAAGGTGCTGGAGCAGGAGTGATCAAGGTCGACACCCGAGAACAGTTCTCCGGAGCCTTCGCAGAGTACATGGATGAAACCGGAAGTGACTGGTAA